Below is a genomic region from Prunus persica cultivar Lovell chromosome G3, Prunus_persica_NCBIv2, whole genome shotgun sequence.
TTAGGGTAAgaaatttttccttttaattctGTCTTCggttttctgaaattttggatCTTGAACTTGTTGTTTTCTGTATTCTTTACTCGCAGATTTCTGGTTTTTTTCAAAGGTTCACTCTGATTGTTCTGAATGGTTAAGCTCTCTGGGTTCTGttcaatttaaaagaaaaattagggcTTTATGTTATTCAATTTGTGTGGCTGTAAGCATATATGTATTTGAATGTGTTTCCGCTTACCTAAGCGTGGCGTGAGTAATTGTGTTTTTAGGGTTTAAGTTTTAACTTTCTTTTGCTGCAGAAACCCAATTACCTTTTACTTGCTtaatttaggttttttttaaactaaaatATGCAAAAACACAGATATAGCTGTAGTCGCGAAACTTCAAAAGTATCCTCGCGTTTTAATCTGTTTTTGGTAATATATTTTCGAGGTACAATTGCTTTTCAGCGTAAGACAGTTTGTACTTTTAGCATAAGGTACAAGTCACGTGCAGCAGGGCtctggtctttttttttttggtcgaaggCTCTCCGTGTCTGTAGTgggcattttctttttcaggcCCATAATGAAACGCATGTCATGATGTCACGGTGGTAATTTAAAGCCTAAGTTATATAACTACTCGGTCTTGGTTACACTGCCTTagcccaaaaagaagaagattataGCTCTGTTTTTAGcggtttttagtttttattttaaatttttttcccagaATTTGCAAGTTTGTATACATATGTAACTGTGATTCATAATTCAACTGCATACTTAATAACGTCTCATGGAAAGTCATCGTTCCATTTGAAAAGTTGTGCTCATGTTTTAGTTGATGTAATGATGGGAAGACTTATATCCCTGTGGTTCATTGTTCTGCTTTTGGTGATGCATTTTGCATCTTTATGTTGAACCTAAGTATCTAATACTAGCCCAATATGCTATTTTTCAGACTTATTTAAATCATCTTTATGTTCATGTAGGTAAATCTTTTGTCAACTAACAGGCTCTGATAAGGACATTGGTTCCcattaatgttaaaatggATCTGTGTAGGCACTTACTTTTGTGGGTCTGTTAAAAGAATTTCATATTACTTCCTTTTctgaattctttttctttgatgcTGAATTTGGCTTGTGTTCCTCTGTTACTGGTAGATCAACCCGGCGTTTTCATTTGCTTGTGACATCTGCTTATTCGTTCATTATATTCTCAATCTGTTTTAGGACTTCGCCTGCTTACTGGGAGATGGATATTCCTACTACTCCAACTGATAATAATGGGTTACCCAGTTCAGAAACTCAGACAAACAGGCGCAGGAGAAAGAAGTCTATTGTTTGGGAGTACTTCACAATTGAAACTGTTGGGGCTGGAAGTACTAAGGCTTTCTGTAAGCAGTGCAAGAGATCTTTTGCTTACATTACTGGTTCAAAGCTCGCAGGCACAAGCCACCTAAAACGACATATTGCCTTGGGAATCTGCCCAGTAAGTCGTCAGAAAAATCAGATGACTCCTTTTACACCAGGCTCCAAGACTGCTGCTACTGATGCACCAAAACGACGATCCAGAGCAAATTCTGGATATGCGAGAGTCTCTTTTGATCAGGACCGTTGCAATCATGACATTGCTAAGATGATAATTATGCATGGGTATCCACTTCACATTGCGGAACAACTAGGATTCATCAATTTTGTCCAAACACTTCAACCACAGTTCAATTTGGTAAGCTGGAACACTGTTCAAAATGAATGCGTGGGTATTTACcttagagaaaaacaaaaccttttGAATCTTATCAGTGGAATTCCAGGAAAGGTCAGCCTTACAGTGGATTTGTGGACTTCAAATCAGAACCTGGGCTATGTATTCTTAACAGGACACTTCATTGATGATCACTGGAATTTATATCGTCAGATTCTTAATGTTATTATGGTACCATCTCCAGATTCAGGTGACACTTTTAGTCAAGCTATTTTGACCTGCTTATCTGATTGGCATCTGGAGGGCAGGTTGTTTACCCTCACACTTGACCAATCCCTCTCTAATGAAACCATAATTGGAAATCTTAAAGGGCTTCTTTCTGTCAAGAACCCACACATGCTTAACAGTCAGTTATTGCTACGAAATTGCTATGCTCGCGTTTTGAGTAGTCTTGCATGTGATGTACTGGTGGCAATGCGCGAAACAATTGCGAAAGTTCGTGAAAGCGTCAAGTTTGTGAAAACTTCAGAATCCCATGAAGAAAAGTTTGTTCAGCTGAAGCAACAACTTCAAGTTCCTAGCACAAAGAACCTTTCAGTCGATGACCTAACTAAATGGGACACAACTTATCATATGTTGGTGGCAGCTTGTGAATTGAGGGAAGTATTTGCTTGCTTAGATACGTATGATCCTGATTACAACATAAATATATTGTTGGAGGAATGGAAGCAGGTAGAGACGCTATGCACATACTTaaagcttttgtttgatgCAGCCAACATTGTAACTGCCCCAGTGTACCCTTCAGCCAATGTATTCTTTCAGGAAGTATCAAGAATTCAAATGGAACTGATGCATGCAGCCATGAGTGTGGATCCCTTTGTCAGCTACCTGATGAGACCTCTGTATGAAAAGTTTGACAAATATTGGGAAAACTGCTGCCTTGTTTTAGCAGTTGCTGTTATTATGGATCCGAggtacaaaatgaaaattgtaGAGCTCGAATTCAACAGAATCTATGGTGAGAATGCCGAGACATGGATTAGGATTGTTGATGATGGCATTCATGAACTGTTCCTTGATTACATGATGCAAATGCTTACTCTACCTGAAACACCAATGGATGAAGGGAATGACAGCATCATCAAAACAGAGGCACCCGAAGAAGCATCTCAGGAGGGGTCTCTGCTGTCTTCTGTGGATGGGCTTCAAGATTTTGAATTGTACATATCTGATATCACAGGTGGCCAGCAAATGAAGTCAGAACTAGATCAGTATCTGGAAGAGGCCTTTACGGATCGAGTGGAAGACTTCGATGTTCTGGTTTGGTGGAGACTGAACAGAATGAAGTACCCAACTCTCTCTAGGATGGCTTCTGATATTTTGTCGATATCGGTGTCTACCGTTGCCTCTGACTCTGTGTTTGACactgaaataaaaagaatggATAGTTACCAGACTTCATTAGGTCCAGCAACTCT
It encodes:
- the LOC18782835 gene encoding zinc finger BED domain-containing protein DAYSLEEPER; translation: MDIPTTPTDNNGLPSSETQTNRRRRKKSIVWEYFTIETVGAGSTKAFCKQCKRSFAYITGSKLAGTSHLKRHIALGICPVSRQKNQMTPFTPGSKTAATDAPKRRSRANSGYARVSFDQDRCNHDIAKMIIMHGYPLHIAEQLGFINFVQTLQPQFNLVSWNTVQNECVGIYLREKQNLLNLISGIPGKVSLTVDLWTSNQNLGYVFLTGHFIDDHWNLYRQILNVIMVPSPDSGDTFSQAILTCLSDWHLEGRLFTLTLDQSLSNETIIGNLKGLLSVKNPHMLNSQLLLRNCYARVLSSLACDVLVAMRETIAKVRESVKFVKTSESHEEKFVQLKQQLQVPSTKNLSVDDLTKWDTTYHMLVAACELREVFACLDTYDPDYNINILLEEWKQVETLCTYLKLLFDAANIVTAPVYPSANVFFQEVSRIQMELMHAAMSVDPFVSYLMRPLYEKFDKYWENCCLVLAVAVIMDPRYKMKIVELEFNRIYGENAETWIRIVDDGIHELFLDYMMQMLTLPETPMDEGNDSIIKTEAPEEASQEGSLLSSVDGLQDFELYISDITGGQQMKSELDQYLEEAFTDRVEDFDVLVWWRLNRMKYPTLSRMASDILSISVSTVASDSVFDTEIKRMDSYQTSLGPATLEALICAKDWLKYGSFPQPPAL